From Deltaproteobacteria bacterium, a single genomic window includes:
- a CDS encoding response regulator, with the protein MAKKILVVDDDELVLIAIQELLAPLGFSVTTSLNGPEALEKISGERFDLIILDVIMPEMNGFEVCQKIRQINSYVETPIMMLTAKSGEEDKQRGVEVGANLYLPKPIAPKRLITLVEEAIK; encoded by the coding sequence ATGGCCAAAAAGATCTTAGTGGTAGACGATGATGAATTGGTATTGATAGCTATCCAGGAGTTGCTTGCCCCCTTGGGATTTTCTGTAACCACATCCCTCAACGGACCCGAAGCTCTGGAAAAAATTTCCGGTGAACGATTTGACTTGATCATCTTGGATGTGATCATGCCGGAAATGAACGGGTTCGAAGTCTGCCAGAAGATTCGCCAGATCAACTCCTACGTCGAGACACCGATCATGATGCTGACGGCGAAAAGCGGCGAAGAAGACAAACAACGGGGAGTGGAAGTTGGGGCCAACCTTTACCTGCCCAAGCCGATTGCGCCCAAGCGCTTGATCACTTTGGTCGAAGAAGCGATAAAATAA